Proteins from a genomic interval of Hydrogenophaga sp. PAMC20947:
- a CDS encoding biotin carboxylase N-terminal domain-containing protein: protein MKRILIANRGEIACRIIRACKALGLTSIAVYSEADADAMFVQMADVAEPIGPAPAAQSYLNGARILDAAKKHSADAVHPGYGFLSENTAFARAAEAAGVRWVGPTPDSIDAMGDKQRARAIATSAGVPTLPGSPRFAAGELDGIEAAALAVGYPLLVKATGGGGGIGMRRVDSPEQLLASVGATQQLAAKAFGDGTIYLERLVARARHIEIQVFGHGDGTAVHLFERECSVQRRFQKIIEESPAPNLPQALREQMTHAAVALAAHQSYRGPGTVEFIVDADSMEFFFLEMNTRIQVEHPVTEMVTGLDLVQAQIQLAAGNYQRVEQADVKTRGAAMECRIYAENPAKSFMPSPGPLNTFRLPLDMPHVRIDTGVREGDRITPYYDPMIAKLIVWGEDRSAALERMRTALAASQIEGVRNNLSFLSSVVAHPDFQAGQVDTTWIEREREPLLAAMP, encoded by the coding sequence ATGAAACGAATTCTGATTGCCAACCGTGGCGAAATCGCCTGCCGCATCATTCGCGCCTGCAAGGCCTTGGGTCTGACCAGTATCGCGGTGTACTCAGAAGCTGATGCCGACGCGATGTTTGTTCAAATGGCCGATGTGGCCGAACCCATTGGACCAGCGCCTGCTGCGCAGAGTTACCTGAACGGTGCCCGCATCCTCGATGCAGCCAAAAAGCACAGCGCCGATGCGGTGCACCCAGGCTACGGATTTTTGTCTGAGAACACCGCCTTTGCGCGTGCCGCCGAAGCCGCTGGCGTGCGCTGGGTTGGCCCAACGCCCGACAGCATCGATGCCATGGGCGACAAACAACGCGCCCGTGCCATCGCCACTTCTGCTGGCGTGCCCACCTTGCCAGGCAGCCCCCGTTTCGCAGCCGGTGAACTCGACGGCATTGAAGCGGCGGCGCTTGCGGTGGGCTATCCGCTGCTGGTCAAGGCGACGGGCGGCGGCGGCGGCATTGGCATGCGCCGGGTCGACAGCCCAGAGCAATTGCTGGCCTCCGTGGGGGCCACCCAGCAGCTCGCAGCCAAGGCCTTCGGCGATGGAACCATTTATCTGGAGCGGCTGGTTGCGCGGGCACGTCACATCGAAATTCAGGTGTTTGGCCATGGTGACGGCACAGCGGTGCACCTGTTCGAGCGCGAATGCTCGGTGCAACGCCGTTTTCAGAAGATCATTGAAGAGAGCCCGGCCCCCAACCTGCCGCAAGCGCTGCGCGAGCAAATGACCCACGCTGCGGTGGCACTGGCCGCCCACCAGTCTTACCGCGGCCCTGGCACGGTTGAATTCATCGTTGATGCCGACTCCATGGAGTTTTTTTTCCTGGAGATGAACACGCGCATTCAAGTGGAGCACCCGGTCACCGAAATGGTCACCGGTCTGGATCTGGTGCAAGCGCAGATCCAGCTCGCCGCGGGCAACTACCAGCGTGTCGAGCAAGCCGATGTCAAGACACGAGGTGCGGCCATGGAGTGCCGGATTTACGCAGAAAACCCGGCCAAGAGCTTCATGCCTTCACCCGGCCCACTCAACACGTTCCGGCTGCCGCTGGATATGCCCCATGTGCGGATCGATACCGGTGTTCGCGAAGGCGACCGGATCACGCCGTACTACGATCCCATGATTGCGAAACTCATTGTGTGGGGCGAAGACCGCAGCGCCGCGCTGGAACGCATGCGCACGGCCCTGGCGGCGAGCCAGATCGAAGGCGTGCGCAACAACCTGAGCTTTCTCTCCTCTGTGGTCGCCCACCCTGACTTCCAGGCAGGGCAGGTTGACACCACCTGGATCGAACGCGAGCGTGAACCGCTGTTGGCGGCCATGCCATGA
- the pxpB gene encoding 5-oxoprolinase subunit PxpB — MLIGLGETVDPETSLRVFAFVRRLKEQPIPGVRDIVPAFTTVALHYQPELLGDSPFESLRASVLERLAQPFETQALAARTIEVPVCYGGEWGPDLEDVAAQRGLSVEQVIALHLQSPHRVYMLGFAPGFPFIGGLDPALVMPRRASPRTRIPPGSVGIARDQTCIYPLETPGGWNLIGRTPVRLFDPSANPPCLLAPGDSVRFVRIDEPRYHAMLEGRS; from the coding sequence ATGCTGATCGGTCTCGGCGAAACCGTTGATCCTGAAACCAGTCTGCGGGTTTTTGCCTTTGTCCGTCGCCTCAAAGAGCAACCCATTCCTGGCGTGCGCGACATCGTTCCCGCCTTCACCACGGTGGCCCTGCATTACCAGCCCGAATTGCTCGGCGACTCGCCGTTTGAATCGTTGCGCGCATCGGTTCTTGAGCGGCTGGCACAGCCATTCGAAACACAGGCGCTGGCAGCTCGCACCATCGAGGTTCCGGTTTGTTACGGTGGCGAATGGGGTCCCGATCTCGAAGACGTTGCAGCGCAACGCGGGCTCTCAGTCGAGCAAGTCATCGCCTTGCATTTGCAATCGCCTCACCGCGTGTACATGCTGGGGTTTGCTCCGGGTTTTCCATTCATCGGAGGCCTTGATCCGGCGCTGGTGATGCCACGCCGTGCGTCACCGCGCACCCGCATCCCGCCGGGCTCGGTGGGCATCGCGCGCGATCAGACCTGCATTTACCCCCTTGAAACCCCTGGCGGCTGGAACCTGATCGGTCGAACGCCGGTGCGCCTGTTCGATCCCAGTGCCAACCCGCCCTGCCTGCTGGCGCCAGGCGACAGCGTTCGCTTCGTGCGCATTGACGAACCCCGCTACCACGCCATGCTGGAGGGGCGGTCATGA
- a CDS encoding biotin-dependent carboxyltransferase family protein: protein MSQHINVIKPGVQSQLQDLGRFGFQDLGVPVCGVMDEWSHRVANLLAGNARDEATLEIVLMGPSLVFEAATQIAICGADLSPRLNGEPVPMRQRIEVPAGGQLDFGRRVSGLRTYLAVRGGFDVEPVMGSRSTYVRGGFGGFQGRALRKGDVLAFADTPAAPTAPVVEMADQLPSSELNAVTPVRVIAGEHWASYSSETQALFETATYKINPQSDRMGYRLDGPALQRREAVELISEAMSFGTIQVPSDGQPIVLMAERHSAGGYPKMAHVISVDLPILAQLAPQQQLRFELVSLEAAQSLYLQREKTLSALRQTLGVHE from the coding sequence ATGAGCCAACACATCAACGTCATCAAACCCGGCGTTCAATCACAACTGCAGGATTTGGGGCGCTTCGGCTTTCAGGATCTGGGCGTGCCCGTGTGCGGGGTGATGGACGAATGGTCGCACCGCGTCGCCAACCTGTTGGCGGGCAATGCGCGGGACGAGGCCACCCTGGAGATCGTGCTGATGGGTCCCAGTCTTGTGTTTGAGGCCGCGACACAGATCGCGATCTGTGGTGCCGACCTGTCACCACGCCTCAACGGTGAGCCTGTGCCCATGCGGCAACGCATCGAGGTCCCGGCCGGCGGCCAGCTCGATTTTGGACGAAGGGTGAGTGGGCTTCGGACCTACCTCGCCGTTCGCGGAGGCTTTGATGTCGAGCCCGTGATGGGCAGTCGGAGCACCTATGTGCGCGGTGGTTTTGGGGGCTTTCAGGGGCGTGCCTTGCGCAAGGGCGATGTGCTCGCCTTCGCCGACACACCCGCTGCGCCAACGGCGCCCGTGGTCGAAATGGCTGACCAGCTGCCGTCGAGTGAGCTCAACGCGGTGACCCCGGTTCGTGTCATCGCTGGCGAACACTGGGCCAGCTATTCCAGCGAAACACAAGCGTTGTTCGAGACGGCAACCTACAAGATCAACCCCCAGTCAGACCGCATGGGCTACCGCCTCGATGGCCCGGCCTTGCAACGCCGCGAGGCCGTGGAGCTGATCTCGGAGGCGATGAGCTTCGGCACCATTCAGGTGCCTTCCGACGGGCAGCCCATCGTGTTGATGGCCGAACGCCACAGCGCGGGCGGTTACCCCAAGATGGCGCATGTGATCAGCGTCGATCTGCCCATCCTGGCCCAGCTCGCGCCGCAGCAGCAGTTGCGGTTCGAGCTGGTCAGCCTGGAGGCGGCTCAATCCCTGTACCTGCAACGCGAAAAGACGCTTTCGGCATTGCGTCAAACACTTGGAGTCCATGAATGA
- a CDS encoding 5-oxoprolinase subunit PxpA: protein MNTTTLDLNCDMGEGFGAYKMGNDIEILDHVTSANIACGFHAGDPPTMRRIVAAALAKGVAIGAHPGLPDLQGFGRREMKISPAEAYAMVVYQVGALAGFAQAAGGGLNHVKPHGALYNMAAKDRALADAIAQAVFDFDPGLVFFGLAGSEMINAAHALGLRSACEVFADRSYQDDGSLSPRGQAGALIEDADQSLAQVRQMLTGSVRAVSGLQVPVRADTLCLHGDQPGALDFARHIRGALTTDGVSLQAPVRQ from the coding sequence ATGAACACCACCACACTCGACCTGAATTGCGACATGGGTGAGGGTTTCGGGGCCTACAAGATGGGCAACGACATCGAGATCCTCGACCACGTGACTTCTGCCAACATCGCCTGTGGGTTTCACGCGGGCGACCCGCCCACCATGCGGCGCATCGTTGCCGCAGCCCTCGCCAAGGGCGTGGCCATCGGCGCCCACCCTGGGTTGCCGGATCTGCAAGGCTTTGGGCGCCGGGAGATGAAAATTTCACCTGCTGAGGCCTATGCCATGGTGGTGTATCAAGTGGGCGCGTTGGCCGGGTTCGCCCAGGCCGCGGGTGGCGGGCTGAACCATGTCAAACCGCATGGGGCGCTGTACAACATGGCCGCCAAAGACCGCGCACTCGCCGATGCCATTGCCCAGGCGGTGTTTGACTTTGACCCAGGGTTGGTTTTTTTCGGATTGGCCGGCAGCGAAATGATCAATGCCGCTCATGCGCTCGGCCTGCGCAGTGCATGTGAAGTCTTTGCCGATCGCAGCTACCAGGACGACGGCAGCCTGTCTCCGCGGGGTCAGGCCGGTGCTTTGATCGAAGACGCCGATCAGTCGCTCGCTCAAGTCAGACAGATGCTGACAGGTTCGGTGCGTGCGGTCAGTGGGCTCCAGGTACCGGTTCGCGCCGATACGCTGTGTTTGCACGGTGATCAACCGGGCGCCCTGGATTTCGCGCGCCATATTCGCGGCGCATTGACCACCGATGGCGTCTCGCTGCAAGCCCCCGTTCGTCAATAA
- a CDS encoding acetyl-CoA carboxylase biotin carboxyl carrier protein subunit, with the protein MSNIHEVKSEVGGSIWKIEVTVGQTVAEGDTLLIVESMKMEIPLFSPVAGTVQEIRVAESDMVEEDQVLVVIG; encoded by the coding sequence ATGTCAAATATCCATGAAGTCAAATCAGAAGTTGGGGGCAGCATCTGGAAGATCGAGGTCACCGTCGGCCAAACGGTGGCCGAAGGCGATACGCTGTTGATCGTCGAGTCCATGAAGATGGAAATCCCCCTGTTCTCGCCAGTGGCCGGCACCGTGCAAGAGATCCGGGTGGCGGAGAGCGACATGGTCGAGGAAGATCAGGTGCTGGTGGTTATTGGCTGA
- a CDS encoding LysR family transcriptional regulator produces the protein MNTKFLETLVVLSKAGSFRETAQLMFTTQAAISQRIASLESELGTALVVRSVRGITMTPVGEQVVHQAERMLSIEQELRECAQPGAPVAGRVRIGTIESIVRTWLSPLIRQLDERHPLVQPDITVAPAQDLQDLLRQRKLDLLIQNDPFAEAAGNLDYHELPLCEFPVCWVARPDLLPADRPLALEDLELKPLLTFSRTSSPRAHVRALFIGREVEPRVCSVPSVESIIQLVCDGYGIAAIPPIFVRKQLEQGLLRQIEGPALPFMTITAIHTRPSNAAVDATLQLVREVAANYCEQSGQAWARSLEQDPD, from the coding sequence TTGAATACCAAATTCCTGGAAACACTGGTGGTGCTGTCGAAAGCAGGCAGCTTTCGTGAAACTGCCCAGTTGATGTTTACAACACAGGCCGCCATTTCACAGCGCATTGCTTCGCTCGAATCAGAGCTCGGTACGGCCCTGGTGGTCCGCAGCGTGCGGGGCATCACCATGACGCCGGTTGGCGAGCAAGTGGTGCACCAGGCCGAACGGATGCTCTCCATCGAGCAAGAGCTTCGCGAATGTGCCCAGCCTGGAGCGCCTGTGGCCGGGCGTGTGCGCATCGGCACGATCGAGTCGATTGTGAGGACCTGGTTATCACCGCTGATTCGCCAGCTGGATGAGCGCCATCCCCTGGTGCAGCCCGACATCACCGTTGCGCCGGCACAAGACCTGCAAGATTTGCTGCGCCAGCGCAAGCTCGATCTGTTGATTCAAAACGATCCGTTTGCTGAAGCAGCCGGCAACCTGGACTACCACGAGTTACCGCTGTGTGAGTTCCCCGTGTGCTGGGTTGCCCGCCCCGATTTGTTGCCGGCGGACCGACCCCTGGCGCTTGAAGACCTTGAGCTGAAACCCCTGTTGACGTTTTCCAGGACCTCCAGCCCGCGTGCCCATGTGCGCGCCCTGTTCATTGGTCGGGAAGTCGAGCCGCGCGTGTGCAGTGTGCCGTCGGTGGAGTCCATCATCCAGCTGGTGTGCGACGGCTACGGCATCGCGGCGATCCCTCCGATCTTTGTGCGCAAGCAGCTTGAACAAGGTTTGCTCAGACAAATCGAAGGGCCAGCGTTGCCCTTCATGACCATCACGGCGATCCATACCCGGCCATCAAACGCCGCGGTCGATGCCACGCTTCAATTGGTGCGCGAGGTTGCTGCGAACTATTGCGAACAGTCTGGCCAGGCCTGGGCCCGCTCTCTGGAGCAGGACCCTGACTGA
- a CDS encoding 2-dehydro-3-deoxy-6-phosphogalactonate aldolase produces the protein MDIVAILRGVTPDTVIEVAECLLQSGIKTIEVPLNSPNALESIRLLQTAFDGRAVIGAGTVLSVAQVEAVAQAGAQLVLSPNMDTAVIQRTCALGLKSIPGVATATEAFSALQAGAHALKLFPADVLGAATLKAWLSVMPVGTQIYAVGGIEASNTAVFKAAGAAGVGVGGWLYKPGYSLDQIRQSALALVKAPVATR, from the coding sequence ATGGACATCGTTGCCATCCTCCGTGGGGTCACACCCGACACCGTGATTGAAGTGGCCGAATGCCTCTTGCAAAGCGGCATCAAGACCATCGAAGTGCCCCTGAACTCCCCCAACGCGCTGGAGAGCATCCGCCTGCTGCAAACGGCTTTTGACGGTCGGGCGGTGATTGGTGCCGGAACGGTGCTGAGCGTGGCGCAGGTCGAGGCCGTGGCACAAGCCGGCGCCCAGCTCGTGCTCTCGCCCAACATGGACACTGCGGTGATTCAGCGCACCTGCGCGCTGGGGTTGAAGTCCATCCCCGGTGTGGCCACCGCCACCGAAGCCTTCAGCGCGCTGCAAGCTGGGGCTCATGCGCTCAAGCTCTTTCCCGCCGATGTGCTGGGAGCGGCCACCCTGAAAGCCTGGCTCAGCGTGATGCCCGTCGGTACGCAGATTTACGCCGTGGGTGGCATCGAGGCCAGCAACACCGCCGTCTTCAAAGCCGCTGGCGCGGCCGGTGTTGGTGTGGGTGGATGGCTCTACAAGCCGGGATACAGCCTTGACCAGATCCGGCAATCCGCCCTGGCATTGGTCAAGGCCCCTGTGGCGACTCGTTGA
- a CDS encoding 2-dehydro-3-deoxygalactonokinase — MTKSGQRADPPMRDAGATQACADKPVLIGIDWGSSNLRVALVDEHGGLMDRRESPVGVFAVQEGHFAEALLPLCADWLVQHQVPLLACGMIGSRQGISDVPYVTCPASANDLAERLGQVELPPVDGLTPGQAVQLHIVAGLNTGSHAAGWDVLRGEETQLFGLPDGAARLFVLPGTHSKWMKRSGGGQIETFQTYMTGELFELLRNHSSLSRVMSAGPASPKAFQQGVAEACAKGLENLLFRVRTAGLMGRFQSHELPDYLSGLLIGAEIKAGLSRFSPPDKHTPIPLLGSPELTQRYASAFAQFGQAVVEMPGDAVFNGLLRIARAAGLLNRATVAT, encoded by the coding sequence ATGACGAAATCTGGCCAGCGGGCCGATCCCCCAATGCGCGATGCCGGTGCGACTCAGGCTTGCGCAGACAAACCCGTGCTCATTGGCATCGATTGGGGCAGCAGCAATTTGCGTGTGGCCCTGGTCGATGAGCACGGTGGCCTGATGGATCGCCGGGAGAGCCCTGTCGGTGTGTTCGCGGTGCAAGAAGGCCATTTTGCCGAGGCCTTGTTGCCTCTGTGCGCTGATTGGCTTGTTCAACACCAGGTGCCGTTGCTGGCCTGCGGCATGATCGGCTCGCGCCAGGGCATCTCGGACGTGCCCTACGTCACCTGCCCCGCCAGTGCGAACGATCTCGCCGAGCGGCTGGGCCAGGTCGAGTTGCCGCCCGTGGATGGATTGACTCCCGGGCAAGCCGTGCAGCTGCACATCGTGGCCGGCCTCAACACCGGGTCTCACGCTGCGGGCTGGGACGTCTTGCGGGGCGAAGAAACGCAACTGTTCGGGTTGCCCGATGGGGCGGCCAGGCTCTTTGTCTTGCCCGGTACCCACTCGAAGTGGATGAAGCGAAGTGGCGGTGGACAGATTGAAACTTTCCAGACCTACATGACCGGCGAGCTGTTTGAGCTGCTGCGCAACCACAGCAGCCTTTCCCGGGTGATGAGCGCTGGCCCGGCGTCGCCCAAGGCGTTTCAGCAAGGCGTGGCCGAAGCCTGCGCCAAGGGGCTGGAAAACCTGTTGTTCAGGGTCCGTACCGCCGGCCTCATGGGGCGATTTCAATCGCACGAGCTGCCCGACTACCTCTCGGGATTGTTGATTGGCGCTGAAATCAAGGCCGGCCTGAGCCGATTTTCACCGCCCGACAAGCACACGCCGATACCGTTGCTGGGGTCGCCAGAACTCACGCAACGCTACGCCTCAGCATTCGCCCAATTCGGGCAAGCGGTGGTTGAAATGCCGGGAGACGCCGTGTTCAATGGCTTGCTCCGGATCGCCCGCGCGGCCGGTCTTCTGAACCGTGCCACAGTGGCGACCTGA
- a CDS encoding sulfite exporter TauE/SafE family protein, with amino-acid sequence MFLLDAFSPTQLATIAAAYFVAALVKGVTGLGYSSTCLPILTLAFGLKEALPLVLIPSVASNLVVMVNTGGFRASMQRFWPMVVSAAVSVFAGLWALTRMRSESAAAVLGIVLLIYVGFALANARFRLTENRSRKFEPVIGAATGFINGLTGSQVMPVIPYLLSLDIPRERFLQASNQSFTLSSAAMFVGLGVAGLMTVQVVAVSACGLVLVAIGVHIGQRVSRHLAPQAFRTAVLIVLATLGLGLILRAAGWL; translated from the coding sequence ATGTTTCTACTGGATGCCTTCTCACCCACGCAACTGGCCACCATCGCCGCTGCGTATTTCGTTGCGGCACTGGTCAAGGGCGTGACCGGCCTGGGCTATTCCTCGACTTGCCTGCCGATCCTGACGCTGGCTTTCGGCTTGAAGGAGGCGCTGCCGCTGGTGCTGATCCCGTCGGTTGCGTCGAACCTGGTCGTCATGGTGAACACCGGCGGCTTCCGCGCCAGCATGCAACGTTTCTGGCCCATGGTTGTTTCAGCCGCTGTTTCGGTCTTCGCCGGGCTCTGGGCGCTGACGCGCATGAGGAGCGAAAGTGCCGCCGCTGTGCTCGGCATCGTGCTGCTGATCTATGTCGGATTCGCTCTGGCCAACGCGCGCTTCCGGCTAACCGAGAACCGCTCCCGGAAATTCGAACCGGTGATCGGCGCCGCAACGGGTTTCATCAACGGATTGACTGGGTCGCAGGTCATGCCGGTGATCCCTTACCTGCTCTCGCTCGATATACCCCGCGAGCGCTTTCTTCAGGCCAGCAACCAGTCCTTCACGCTGTCGAGTGCCGCGATGTTCGTCGGCCTGGGTGTCGCTGGTCTCATGACCGTGCAGGTTGTGGCCGTGTCCGCCTGCGGTCTGGTGCTGGTGGCGATCGGGGTGCACATCGGACAACGCGTCAGCCGCCATCTGGCGCCGCAGGCGTTCCGAACGGCGGTGTTGATCGTGCTTGCAACGCTTGGGCTGGGACTGATCTTGCGGGCAGCCGGCTGGCTTTGA
- a CDS encoding oleate hydratase, which yields MYYSSGNYEAFARPRKPEGVDKKTAWFVGSGLAALAGAAFLIRDGQMPGNRITLLEQQQLPGGALDGIKEPNKGFVIRGGREMESNFECLWDLYRSIPSLEIDGASVLDEFYWLNKDDPNASLQRATVHCGEDAHTDGLFTLSEQAQKEIVHLFLATRQEMENKRINEVFGQAFLDSNFWLYWRTMFAFESWHSALEMKLYLHRFIHQISGLPDFSTLKFTKYNQYESLVLPLVKWLRDHGVVFQYGTEVTDVDFTFASGHKQATRIHWRRDGVEAGVDLGADDLVFMTIGSLTENADNGDHHTPAKLNEGPAPAWDLWRRIAAKDPAFGRPDVFGAHIPETKWESATVTTLDERIPKYIQKIAKRDPFSGKVVTGGIVTAKDSSWLLSWTVNRQPHFKSQPKDQIVVWVYGLFAEKPGDYVKKHMQDCTGEEITQEWLYHMGVPVEDIPELAATGAMAVPVMMPYVTAFFMPRQGGDRPDVVPEGAVNFAFIGQFAESKERDCIFTTEYSVRTPMEAVYTLLNVERGVPEVFGSTYDIRVLLSATGRLRDGKEINIPGPAFLRNLLMKKLDKTQIGVLLHEFGIVADD from the coding sequence ATGTACTACAGCAGCGGCAACTATGAAGCTTTCGCCCGTCCACGCAAACCCGAGGGCGTGGACAAAAAGACTGCGTGGTTTGTCGGCTCAGGTCTGGCCGCACTGGCCGGCGCGGCCTTCTTGATCCGTGACGGCCAGATGCCTGGCAACCGGATCACCCTCCTGGAGCAACAGCAGTTGCCCGGCGGCGCGCTGGACGGCATCAAGGAACCCAACAAGGGCTTCGTGATCCGCGGCGGGCGAGAGATGGAAAGCAACTTTGAGTGTCTGTGGGACCTGTACCGCTCGATTCCGTCGCTGGAAATTGACGGCGCCAGCGTGCTCGACGAGTTCTACTGGCTCAACAAGGACGATCCGAACGCCTCTTTGCAGCGCGCCACAGTGCACTGCGGCGAGGACGCGCACACCGACGGCCTGTTCACACTCAGCGAGCAAGCGCAGAAGGAAATCGTCCATCTCTTCCTGGCGACCCGCCAGGAGATGGAGAACAAGCGCATCAACGAGGTGTTCGGCCAAGCATTCCTGGACAGCAATTTCTGGCTGTATTGGCGCACGATGTTCGCTTTCGAGTCGTGGCACTCAGCGCTGGAGATGAAGCTGTATCTGCACCGCTTCATCCACCAGATTTCGGGTCTCCCGGACTTCTCCACGCTGAAGTTCACCAAGTACAACCAGTACGAATCCCTGGTGCTGCCGCTGGTCAAATGGCTGCGGGACCATGGCGTGGTGTTCCAGTACGGTACCGAAGTCACCGATGTCGACTTCACTTTTGCCTCCGGACACAAGCAGGCCACCCGCATCCATTGGCGCCGTGACGGTGTCGAAGCAGGCGTCGATCTCGGCGCCGATGACCTGGTGTTCATGACCATCGGCTCGCTCACCGAGAACGCTGACAACGGCGACCACCACACGCCGGCCAAGCTCAATGAGGGACCTGCGCCGGCATGGGATCTGTGGCGGCGCATCGCCGCGAAGGATCCGGCGTTCGGCCGCCCGGACGTGTTCGGCGCGCACATCCCTGAGACCAAGTGGGAGTCGGCGACCGTCACCACGCTCGATGAACGCATCCCGAAATACATCCAGAAAATCGCCAAGCGCGATCCGTTCAGCGGCAAGGTGGTGACAGGCGGTATCGTGACCGCGAAAGACTCATCCTGGCTGCTCAGTTGGACGGTCAACCGGCAGCCGCACTTCAAATCACAACCCAAAGACCAGATCGTGGTTTGGGTCTACGGGCTGTTCGCCGAGAAGCCCGGTGACTACGTGAAGAAGCACATGCAGGACTGCACCGGTGAGGAAATCACCCAGGAATGGCTCTACCACATGGGTGTTCCGGTCGAGGACATCCCTGAACTGGCCGCAACCGGCGCGATGGCCGTGCCGGTGATGATGCCTTACGTGACGGCATTTTTCATGCCCCGCCAAGGCGGTGACCGGCCAGACGTGGTGCCCGAGGGCGCGGTCAACTTCGCCTTCATCGGCCAGTTCGCGGAATCGAAGGAGCGCGACTGCATCTTCACCACCGAGTACTCCGTGCGCACGCCGATGGAGGCCGTCTACACGCTGCTCAACGTCGAGCGCGGCGTGCCGGAAGTATTCGGCTCCACCTACGACATTCGGGTACTGCTTTCTGCGACCGGCCGCCTGCGCGACGGCAAGGAGATCAACATCCCGGGGCCTGCATTCCTGCGCAACCTGCTGATGAAGAAGCTCGACAAAACCCAGATCGGTGTGCTGCTGCACGAGTTCGGGATTGTGGCGGACGATTGA
- a CDS encoding acetate/propionate family kinase: MPWGPDMHDVILVLDSGSSSLKFAVYEMAVGSAPLSRLAHGQVEGLGAHPHFTAFNAEGHRLDDSLLPVDGSANPHEQAMGTVLAWLQAHRDGTHRLVAAGHRVVHGGMLFASPVRIDGEVLLQLDTLSSLAPLHQPPALRAIRALQAKLPELPQVACFDTAFHRTQPEVAQAYALPRSLSDEGIRRYGFHGLSYQYISQTLPQFLGEKASGKVVVAHLGNGASMCGMQGQRSMATTMGFTALDGLVMGTRCGNLDPGVVLHLIDQKGLSPAQVSELLYKQSGLLGVSGLSSDLRELLGSDTGAAQEAIELFVYRAVRELGSLAAALGGLDALVFTAGIGEHSAEVRQRICEQSRWLGIELDPQANAQHGPCITAAGSPVSVWVIPTNEESVIADAVARVVLGSVA; the protein is encoded by the coding sequence ATGCCATGGGGGCCTGACATGCACGACGTGATTCTGGTTCTCGACTCAGGCTCGTCGAGTTTGAAGTTCGCCGTCTACGAAATGGCGGTTGGGTCTGCTCCGCTTTCTCGGCTGGCCCATGGCCAGGTCGAGGGGCTGGGTGCACACCCCCACTTCACCGCGTTCAATGCAGAAGGACACCGGCTCGACGACTCCCTCCTGCCCGTCGATGGTTCGGCCAATCCGCATGAACAGGCCATGGGAACCGTGCTGGCATGGTTACAGGCCCACCGCGATGGCACGCACCGGCTGGTGGCCGCGGGGCACCGTGTGGTGCACGGGGGCATGTTGTTCGCGTCACCCGTGCGCATCGACGGCGAAGTGCTACTCCAACTGGACACCCTGAGTTCCCTGGCCCCCTTGCACCAACCCCCCGCATTGCGCGCCATCCGCGCGCTCCAGGCCAAGCTCCCCGAACTGCCCCAGGTGGCATGCTTTGACACGGCATTTCATCGAACACAGCCCGAAGTGGCTCAAGCCTACGCCCTGCCCCGATCGCTCAGCGATGAGGGCATTCGGCGCTACGGCTTCCACGGTTTGTCCTATCAGTACATCTCACAAACCTTGCCCCAATTCCTGGGCGAAAAGGCGAGTGGAAAAGTGGTGGTGGCCCATCTGGGAAACGGCGCCAGCATGTGTGGGATGCAGGGACAGCGCAGCATGGCCACGACCATGGGCTTCACCGCGCTCGATGGCCTCGTCATGGGCACGCGCTGCGGCAACCTCGACCCTGGTGTGGTGCTCCATCTGATCGATCAGAAGGGCCTGTCGCCCGCTCAGGTGAGCGAGCTGCTGTACAAGCAAAGCGGCCTGTTGGGTGTGTCGGGTTTGTCGTCGGATCTCCGGGAGCTGCTGGGCAGCGACACCGGTGCCGCACAAGAAGCGATCGAACTGTTTGTGTACCGCGCTGTTCGCGAGCTGGGTTCATTGGCGGCCGCGCTTGGCGGACTGGACGCCCTGGTCTTCACCGCGGGCATTGGTGAACATTCGGCTGAGGTACGCCAACGCATCTGTGAGCAAAGCCGGTGGCTGGGTATCGAGCTGGACCCACAAGCCAATGCGCAACACGGGCCCTGCATCACCGCCGCCGGCTCGCCAGTTTCAGTCTGGGTGATCCCCACCAATGAAGAGTCGGTCATTGCTGATGCGGTGGCACGTGTCGTGCTGGGGTCCGTGGCGTAA